Within the Salvelinus alpinus chromosome 38, SLU_Salpinus.1, whole genome shotgun sequence genome, the region GGGGGGGTGAAACAGGTGAGACAAAATGAAAAATGGAAAGGGGGAACATGGAATGAGAGTGAGGCTGACAATCGCTTATCCTGTTCTGAATGGTGGGCCTATAGGTTGGTTAACAAATACAACAAACAGCGACACACGGTCACCAGTCTGCCAGTCTCTGTACCTGTCTAtcatgttctctctgtgtgtgtgtgcgtgcgtgttgaaATTACAGCCAAAGACATTGTAGAATCACTTTGTTTATCATATACAGGCCCATAAAAACACAtgctttaataataataataatagtattaaTAATTATATTTGTAATAAGAAGCATGGAATATCACCGGCCTACATTTATGAGGCTGCACTCTTGAAGTCAAAAGATGTCAATAATATAATGTCAATAAATTACCTGATAAATAAATCTACATACAGTACTTCAGAAAGGACAtgttattggggcggcaggtagcctagtggttagagcgttggactagtaaacgaaaggttgctggatcgaatccccgagctgacaaggtaaaaatctgttgttctgcccctgaacaacagtaagctgtcattgtaaataagaatttgttcttaactgacttgcctagttaaataaaaggttaatttCATATAAATAAAATCAAATATCCTAAAATAAATCCATAAgaaaaaataaacaatcaaataCAGATAAATTGTAAAAAATAGAGTGTTGTTTATGTACAAAACAGAAGATCAGAAGAATACACACTAGTGGGGAGTTTcacatctgtttgtgctgtatggaCAACTCTgtgatagcctggtcccagatctgtttgtgctaccATGCCAACTCATTGTCATGGCAAGGAGTTGAAATGATGGATTAAAcaagactggcactcaggctaattTGCTAACACTTCCTATGAATATGCtcttcataatgtaaaataagCGCATAATAAGTGCTCATGAATATCAATTTAATCTCTATGCATTATAGTGCATTATACATAGCTCATAAGGCATTATACATGTGCTTATAATGCATTATTAAGAAGCTATTCATGAGAAGTGTTTAACGAACTCTGCACGTGGTTGTTAGATGTGGGGTGACCAGACTAGAGGGGATAGGAACCACTGTCTGGTGAGGTGAGGAGGACAAAGCCACGGGAGACAGATAAGAGAGGGGGACAGGAACAGGAAGGAACCACTGAGTCATGCAGCCAGGTAGGTTTCCCCTGGAAGATTCTGGGAAAATAACTTTGATTCTCATACCCTGTCCCGACCCACAGCCCAATGgggcaataataataatattaataataataacatcacgcctgtattatattatcacGTGTTGTGTTTCACACTCACAGTCCCTTTCACAGTCTGAGTCAAAGACAACAATAAACCATAGATGTCATGTCATTTACTGATACACGATAGACAGAATGTTATGAACCATATTGAAAAGCCAATGCACATTATGTAGGGGTCTATCTATATGTAGGCGATCCTCTGTGACCTGAACGGTCCTCTCTGTAGAGTGGATGGGGAGTGGTCAATACTCTCGTTGTATTGGTCGATCGTTTATTCTGACCCCTTTCTGTTTTGTACTCTTTATTTTCCTCTTGCTGACCCTGTGCTGACTTCCTGTAGGGTTCCTTTTGATAGAGCCCAGGGCAGGTTAGACCAATCACCATCCACTGTTTCCTTGCTTGCTCCCTGATTGGGTCACTGTTGCTCCTCTGCTAGACATAGGCCTACCCTCATTCCTATCGCAACAACTTTGTTGTCTGTCACTATAATAATATAGCATGTTATCATATAGTCGCTCACATCTCTCAGTCAGTGACCACTGCCAATAACCCCTATCCCACTGCTGAGTGGTACAGTCCAAGTAAGGGCAGTCACAAGGCACCCATAAATCAACCGGATCTCCCAACTTCATTTAAAGAAGGGGGAGTTCAAACTGCTTTCCAAAGAAGGATATCGTCCAGCACCAAGAATGCATAATGCTTCCTCTTAAAAAGACACGTATTCTTCTTCCCAGGAGGTGATCTGTTGTCGGGCTGGCATGGCACAGAGCAGGGGGGTTTATTACTAGTCAGTTCTCATCAGAAGGTCCCAACTCCATAGAAGGATGGAACCGTAGAAATGCAGTACAAAAGGAACTGCCTGTTGACGACAGAGAATGATTTGAGGAATGAAGACTGCCAAGTAGTAGACAGACTTTAAGTTGAATCTTTCAAAATCCTGAAGAGAGAGGATTGTATTCCGGTGTCCGTGGTAAAACGATGCCTCGTTTGAAACCTGAGCCATGCTTCTTTAAACTGTGTCCTGATGGAGACTGGCTGGAggctggatggagagagaagccTCAGGTAACATCTATCCATCCAGTTAGAGgccctgtatttctctctcttttcaccagATCCAGTTCCACtgcagtgtgtgtggatgtgtgtacaGTATTTTCATGCatgtggctggtgtgtgtgtgaaacagaaAAAGGAGTTCAGGCCTTTACTATTCACATACTCTGATTGGCTCCAGCATTGTGGTGGGGGAGTGGTCAGTCAGACCTATACTGCAATACAGGCCTTTGGGGGTGTGGTCACACCATTTAGGGGTGTGGTCAGATCCATACTGCAGCCCAGGTGGGTTGTGGGTATGGTCACACCTTTTGGGGGTGTGATGTGGCTGCCAGATCATTGGGGGTGTGGTTGGACCAGTGGTTGGGGGAGTGTTCAGACTCGTAGTAACGGGCCTGCAGCTGCAGTGAGGGGCGTGGTGGAGCCACAGTCATAGTCCACATCCACATTGGTGTGAGCCCCTCCTCCCCCCATCAGTCTGCCCCCTCCAGGATACGGCCTGGCCTCCACCTGCCTGTCCCGGAAACTCTGGATGTAACTctgtagaaagaaagaaagaaagaaagaaagaaagaaagaaagaaagaaagaaagaaagaaagaaagaaagaaagaaagaaagagataaatATTGCATGTTAGATCAGTGATGAGAgataaagtgagagagagaccgcaagagagaggaaaagagagacaaTTTTTTTTGATGAATGCTGATGAAGACACTGAgtaagaagagatgaggagaatgGACAGTGGAAGCGAAagccaacgagagagagagaaagagacagggagtaCACTTGTACACTCACAGGCGATAGGACGTCCCCGTCAAATCGTCGTATAGGGTTGGGTTTCCTGCGATAGGCGGGCTCGGGGTGCAGGGGTTTGGGAGGGTGAGAGCTGTGGGTGGAGTCTCTCTGTTGCTTATTCTTCCTCTTCTTGCTGCGGTCCCTCCGCTCCTCCTTTTGACGGATACGCATCAGCTGGACCCGCCGCTGCTGACGACTGATTATcactgagagagggagatggaagaCGGGGttcagatatacacacacacactcaaagatcacacatacacacgcaacgACATTGCGCAGCTAGCAACAGATGTTTTAAAACAGGCACACAAGAACGACCCAACGCGCCCTTTGACCTTTGCCCTGCTCCACATGATTGTGTTCTGATTTTGTTCATCTTTTTATTTAGACTAGACAAGCAGAGCCAGGCACCATCTGGCAGCCAGGGAGTTCACCCAGCAAtaatctgcttctctctctctctctctcctcccctaaaGCTACCTGCTCtttgtctctccccctccctctctttttctctttgttTCTCACTCTTATTCTCATCTTTGTTTACAttcgggtggcaggtagcctagtggttagagcggtcggccagtaaccgaaaggttgctggatcgaatccccgagctgacaaggtacaaatctgtcgttctgcccctgaacaaggcggttaacccactgttccccgggcgccgaagacgtggatgtcgattaaggcagccccctgcacctctctgattcagaggggttgggttaaatgcggaagacatatttcagttgaataactgactaggtatccccctttcctttcaagCACCTCTCTCTCGCATATAAATAGCTCTGTCAGTCTCAAAATAAAAAGTCCACAAACTTCAGCATTGACGTCACTGTAACCCCTCCAGCCCCAGATCTCAGACTCACCCTTGGTGTGGGAGTATCCCTCTGCTGTCACCTTCCACTGTATTAGCACCCCCAGGAGCGCCAGAGCAGGCCACACCCCCAGCACCACCCAGGTAATCCAGCAGACGGGTCTCCCTCTGGGCGCCGCTTTCACCCTCTCATACAGGTACAGCACCAGGGCAAACAGCTCCACAAAGTAGTCCAGCGCCACGGTGATCACCGCCGCCCCGAACACGGCCGTGGACACGGTGGTGAAGAAACGCTGCCATTGGAGGGTGAGAACGGCGAACAGCATGCCCAGGCCGAGCAGCACCCCCAGGGGGACCCAGACCGACCGCGGGGGGCTGTTCGACAGCTCCTCCATGCCCACCAGGGTAGCCACAGCCACCAAGAGGCCCAGGAGGAGACCCACCATGAAGAGACCCACGGAGCGAACCAGCATGGTGACCAGGCCGCAGAGGGTGCCGATGCCCAGGCTGATGCCCACAGAGGCCTCAACACTGAGCTGGGTGTCCAGGACGTGCTCCTTATAACACAACATGAAGATGACGATGGAGCCGAACATCAGGCCCGTCAGGAACATCACCGCTTTGAAACAACGGtaccctgaggagagagagagacagggagttttGTCTTGAGCATAGAGATCCACTATAGTGGTGTTCTATTTAATTCTGCGGTCTTGAGATTGTCTTGTTTGACCATCTCTGTTATATGTTTACCGTGGCAATGTACATAAATGTACCAAGTCAATAGTTTATTCAATTAAATTGGATTCagagaagaggcagagagagagagagaaagagaaagagagagggagaggaagagagagagagagagaattgagatGATTATCCTATGCATACCCCCGGAGCGGCTAAATTCTCCAGAATATCAGCTCAGTGTTGCTTACATAATCTCATCACTGTGCTTCACCTGTAATAACTGTTAAGCATAGTGTCAGAGAGGTTCTGCTGCTGTGACAGACTAGTGAATCACCCCTCAGTTTCCAAGGAGGAAGGAGCTATGGCCTTACAACCGCTACAAAGAATCCCTTTTTGCTCACCGAAGAAGCAGTAGATGATGCCGAAGAGGCAACACATGGAGCACACGATGGAGGGAACCACTTTGTACCGCCGGCCCGTCTCCTCGCAGCCGTCCAACCGCTCAGGGTTAAGGTCCTGAGGGGGCGGGGCCAGCTTGAGCGCCAGCGTTTGCAGCGTGGACGTCATGGAGAccagagagtgatggagtgatggagaAAGTGAGAACGAGAGATGGAGGGATTGGGGTTTTCAGGAGAGTGAGGAGTAGGGCAGGGAAGATCAGGGAGCATTTCCCATCCACAAGAATccacctgtagagagagagagagagtgaaagagagagtgaaagagagaaagagagattgaaagagagagagagagagcgaaagagagagtgaaagagagagagagcgaaagagagagagaaggtcaaCGTTAGACATGTTTGCATTTACTATAGCTGTTGCAAAAacctccacccacacacacacacaggtgtgtaAGTAGAGCAGTGATCAAAAGTTACAGGGGACAGACTCCGTCGTGTTTGGATCAGGCATTTCAGTATGAATACCATCTCTCAACATGTTGGAACAAACATCAAAGACACAGTCTGATTGCTCTACACGCGTGTTCTTCTATTTGAACAGTGACGGACTCTCTCCCACACAAAGACACTGACATATGCTTCGCTAAAGCTCTCACCCAACGACCTCGTTCCCCTCATTCCCACtcctcctttgttctctctctccccgtctctctgtctctccagcctTCCGTGCGAGGAGGTTTCTGGGTCAGATGTTGGGTTACATAAGGAGCCCAGTGTGTGTTAGTGAGCTAGTCTGACTCTCACTGGAGCTGTTGCTGGTGAGATATTCATGAGCTCCATATTGTTCCCAGCATGCATCACTTTACCTCCCCGCATCCTCGCTGTCGCTCTTCCTCACCTGAACATCACTCCACCCCTtcttgcgtctctctctctcttgctctctccttccttcctttcctctctttctcctcccctttctctctccttcc harbors:
- the LOC139566248 gene encoding transmembrane protein 198-like, which codes for MTSTLQTLALKLAPPPQDLNPERLDGCEETGRRYKVVPSIVCSMCCLFGIIYCFFGYRCFKAVMFLTGLMFGSIVIFMLCYKEHVLDTQLSVEASVGISLGIGTLCGLVTMLVRSVGLFMVGLLLGLLVAVATLVGMEELSNSPPRSVWVPLGVLLGLGMLFAVLTLQWQRFFTTVSTAVFGAAVITVALDYFVELFALVLYLYERVKAAPRGRPVCWITWVVLGVWPALALLGVLIQWKVTAEGYSHTKVIISRQQRRVQLMRIRQKEERRDRSKKRKNKQQRDSTHSSHPPKPLHPEPAYRRKPNPIRRFDGDVLSPSYIQSFRDRQVEARPYPGGGRLMGGGGAHTNVDVDYDCGSTTPLTAAAGPLLRV